The Lichenihabitans psoromatis genomic interval CGGCGCGTCGCACTTTGGACGACGACGGCCTCGTCAACGAGGTCGCGACGCATCTGTCCGGCCGCATCGGGTCGAACCGCGACGTGCTGCTCTTCGTGCATGGCTTCAACACGAGCTTCGATGAGGCGCGCTTCCGCCTTGCGCAAATCGTCAACGACGCCAAATTTGGCGGCGTTCCGGTGCTCTATACCTGGGCCTCGCGCGGTAGCGTCTTCGCATATGGGTCGGATCGCGAGACCGCCATGGCGTCCCGTGATGGGCTCGAGCGCTTGATGCTGACGCTGGCGCACGAGCCGGATGTCGGCAAGGTGCATATTCTGGCGCATTCCATGGGGGCCTGGATGGCGATGGAAGCGCTGCGCGAAAATGCCATCGCCGGGCATCCCGATCTCGATGGACATCTCGGCGAAGTCATGCTGGCCTCGCCCGACATCGATGCATCCGTGTTTCGTCAGCAGATGGCCCGCCTCGGGTCCGCGGCGCATGTGTCGATCCTGGTGGCCAACAACGACAAGGCCCTGTCTGTGTCGAGCCTGCTGGCCAACGACCGCCCGCGCGTCGGGGCGCTCGATCCAAACAATCCCGACGATCGCGCGATGATCCAGGGGCTTGGCGTTTCGGTGCGTGACATGAGCCGCGAGAGCGTCGGCTTCATCGGCCACGGCACTTATGCCAATGCGCCGGACGTGATCGCTTCGATCGGGGCGCAACTGGCGCTCGCCCGCCCCGAGGACAAGAACGTGCAGGCCGTGATCGACGCGAGAGGGGACGCGCCGATCATCAGCGCGCCTCTCGCGCCGGACGCCGGTGCGCCGCTGGATCCGGCCTCGGCGACACGTGGGACGGGTGTTCCGACCCCCCAGCTTGGGACAAGCCAGCAGGGAGTGACGCCGGCTGGAGCTGTTCAACCGGGGACGGTTGCAACCCCGGCCAATATGCCGGCAGCGAAGCCTGTCGTCGATCCGGGCGCCGGCGCGACACAGAGCGCAGTCCCGACGCCCTGACGTTCCGCTAATTCACCGGGTGCCGTCCAGCCGGACCCGGAGAGGTCCTGTCAGGTCAAAGCGCTGAGACCCGGGATGGCGCCTGCGATCTGCCCGACCGTGTCTTCACCGACCTTTTCGCGGGCGAAAGCGAAGATCTCGCGGCCGACGGTCTGCATTTCGCCCATGCCGAGGCCGATGCCGGTCAATTGGCTCGCCAGCCCCATCAGGCCACCGCCTCCACCCATTAAGCCGCCCAGAAAGCCAGATGACTCGGGCGCTTCGCCCGCAGCGCTCGACGCCGCTTCCCGCGAGCCAGGAACCGCATCCATGACCTTGCCGACCTCGTCGGCGGGTCCTTCCTTCTGCAGAAACGACAGGATGATCCCGATCGCCTTGCGGGCGACTTCGGGCTCGATGCCGGCTGCTGTGCTGACGCGTTCGATCAGGTCTTCCATGGTCCACTCCGGTTGGTCTGCGGTTTCTTAACGAATAATCGACGTGGTTGTCTCGCGCCGTCGGTGACAAATCGCCGGGCGCGGCGGTCCCCATGCCGGTCGATACGGGAATGGCGTGATCGACCGCGCTCCCCTACGATAGCCAAGACGAAGAATCGCGACACAGGATCACCGCCCGATGAGCACCGACACGTGGGACATGCCGGGCACGATCCTGGTCGGCAAGAGCGCGACCTTCGAGCGGCTGACCTTGTCGCTCGGCAACCGGCACGGACTCGTGACCGGGGCAACCGGCACCGGCAAGACCGTGACGCTGCAGAAGCTCGCCGAAGGATTTTCCAATGCCGGGGTCCCCGTGATCGCGGCTGACGTGAAAGGCGACCTCGCCGGGATCGCGATGGCGGGAAACGGCCGTGCCGCCTTGACGCAGAGAGCCGCCGCCATCGGCATCCCCTACGAGCCCGATCGGTTCCCAACCGTCTTCTGGGACGTGTTCGGCCAGCAGGGTCACCCGATCCGCGCTACGATCGCCGAGATGGGTCCGCTGCTGGTCGCGCGCCTGCTCGAGTTGAACCCCGTACAGGAGGGCGTTCTCAACGTCGCCTTCAAGGTCGCGGACGAACAGGGCTTGCTGCTGCTCGACCTGAAAGACCTGCGGTCGATGCTGCAATATATTTCCGAACATGCGGCTGAGCTGACCAAGAGCTACGGCAATGTGGCTCCCGCCACGATCGGCACGATCCAGCGACAATTGCTGGTGCTCGAGGCCCAGGGCGCCACAAGCTTTCTCGGCGAGCCGGCGCTCGATATCCTGGACTTCATCGCGACCGATCGGGATGGGCGCGGGATCGTCAATATCCTGGCAGCCGACAAGCTGGTGCGAAGCCCGCGCCTCTATGCGACCTTTCTCCTGTGGTTCCTGTCGGAGCTCTTCCAGCAATTGCCGGAAGTCGGCGATCCCGAAAAGCCAAAGCTGGTGTTCTTCTTCGATGAGGCGCATCTGCTGTTCGACAATGCGCCGAAGAGCCTGATGGACGCCATCGAGCAGGTGGTGCGGCTGATCCGGTCGAAGGGGGTCGGTGTTTATTTTGTCACCCAGAACCCGCTCGACGTCCCCGACACCGTCCTTGGCCAATTAAGCAACCGCGTCCAACACGCCCTGCGGGCGTTTACGCCGCGCGATCAACGCGCCGTCAAGGCGGCTGCCGATACGTTTCGACAGAACCCGGCTTTCGATACCGCATCCGTCATCACCCAACTCGCGGTGGGCGAGGCGCTCGTCTCGATGCTGCAGAAGGATGGAACGCCCGAAATCGTACAGCGATCGCTGATCGCGCCGCCCGCCTCCCGTGTCGGGCCGATCACGCCCGCCGAGCGGCAGGCCATCATTGACAATGGCCCGATCACGGGCAAATACGACACCGCGGTCGACCGAGACAGCGCCTTTGAAATTCTGAAAGCGCGCGCCGAGGGCAGGGCGGCTTCCGTCGCTCCGGGGTCAGGTCAGCCTTCATCGCCGCAAGCGAACGTGCCGCAAGCCGGCGCTCCGCAGGCGGCCTCACAGAGCGGCGGGCTGCTGGGCGAGGTTGGTGGCGCGCTTGGACGCTTGTGGAATAGTGGAGCGAGCAGTCGCGGACGCCTCTCGACCGGGCAGATGGTGATGCGGTCGGCGCTGCAATCGATGGCCCGCTCAGTCGGCACGCAGGTCGCCCGGGAGATCATCCGAGGCGTTCTCGGCGGCATTCAAAAGTAGCGTCGCGCAACCGAGCGACAGGTATAAACAAAGCATTAATGGCAGCGATGTAATTCACAAAAGTGTTGCACATGATGGCTACTTCAAGGCAATCGAGCTGGAGTGAGCCTATGTCGAGCGTGTCATCAGTCCCCGAAACAAAGCCATCGGGCGTCAAATTCGACCATAAGGTCGACTATCGCGGCGTCATCGTCTTCTTCGCTGTTTTCGCGATTGGTCTTGCTTATGCGGCCTATAACGTCTGGCACGATGTCAGCTCAGCGGGCACGCAGTCCCACGGTATTCTGGTCTATATGCTTCTCGGCGTCGCGTTGCTGATCGCGCTCGCGTTTGAATTCGTCAACGGATTCCATGACACCGCCAACGCGGTCGCGACCGTGATCTATACGCATTCGCTGAAGCCGAATGTTGCGGTCGTCTGGTCGGGCTTCTTCAACTTCCTCGGTGTGTTGACCTCGACCGGCGCAGTGGCCTTCGGCATCGTGTCGCTGCTGCCGGTGGAACTCATCCTGCAGGTCGGCTCGGACGCCGGCTTCGCGATGGTTTTCGCGCTGTTGATCGCGGCCATCATCTGGAACCTCGGGACTTGGTATCTTGGCCTGCCCGCATCGAGCTCGCATACGCTGATCGGCTCGATCATCGGCGTCGGCGTCGCCAATGCGTTGATGCGCGGTCGCAGCGGCACCTCGGGTGTCGATTGGGATCAGGCCATGTCGGTCGGCAAGGCGCTGATCTTGTCGCCGATCGTCGGCTTCATGTTCGCCGGCGCGCTGCTGATGATCCTCAAGACCTTCGTCAAGATCCCGGCCCTCTATCAGTCGCCGAAGCCGGGCGAGACGCCGCCGCTGTGGATCCGCGCTCTGCTGATCTTCACCTGCACCGGCGTGTCGTTCGCGCATGGGTCGAACGATGGTCAGAAGGGCATGGGCCTCATCATGCTGATCCTGATCGGGACCGTGCCGACCGCTTATGCGCTCAATCGCGCACTCCCCGACAGCCATGTCGCCTCGTTCGAGCAGAATTCGGAAGCGGCCTCCAAGGTGATCGACGCAAAGGCGCTCGGCTACAACATCACCGGCGACCCGCGTCCCGCCGTCACGGCCTTCATTCGCGACAAGAAACTCGACGATGGGATCTACCCGTCCCTCGCCGCCCTGATCCGCGACGTCTCGAACCAGGTGAAGAGCTACGGCAACCTGGCGCAGGTGCCGTCAAACGAAGTCGGCAACACGCGGAACGATATGTATCTGGTGTCGGAGGCGCTTCGCACGCTGCCGAAAATCCAGGACAACCAGCTCTCGCCGGCCGAAACCGCGACCCTCACGACCTATAAGAAGAGCCTGGATACCTCGACCAAGTTCATCCCGACCTGGGTGAAGGTCGTTGTCGCTCTGGCGCTTGGCCTCGGCACCATGATCGGCTGGAAGCGGATCGTCGTGACGGTCGGCGAAAAGATCGGTAAGACCCACATGACCTACGCGCAGGGTGCCTCGGCCGAATTGGTCGCCATGGCAACCATCGCGGCGGCCGACAATTTCGGTCTTCCGGTTTCGACCACGCATATTCTCTCGTCGGGGATCGCCGGCACAATGGCGGCCAATGGCTCCGGCATCCAGGCCGAAACCATCCGCAACATTGCGCTCGCCTGGGTCCTGACCCTGCCGGTCGCGATGCTCTTGTCCGGCACGCTGTTCGTGATCTTCAGCCACATCTTCTGACCGAACAGCACATAATCTTGCACGAAGGCCCGGCAGCGATGCCGGGCCTTTTCGCGTTCTAGCCCCCCGGCAGCGGAGCGCACGCTTGATCGACGGTTCCGGCTTCTGTGACACTTCTCGGTGGGCATCGAGGATCGGGCGATTTCCTCACGGCCACGTTTGCTCTAAGGACACCGGAACAGATCTTTTCAAGCGGAGCCCGCATGGCCTCGATCGACGCCGTTCTGACCAAACTCGACAGCAACCTCGACGGTGCGCTCACGCGTCTGTTCGATCTGCTGGCCATTCCGTCAATTTCGACAGACCCGGCTTTCGCGCCGGATTGCGAGCGGGCCGCCCAGTGGCTCTCGACCGAACTTAGCAGCATCGGCTTCACGGCGTCGGTGCGACCCACCGCCGGCCGCCCGATGGTCGTGGCTCATGCCAAGGGAACTCGGCGAGACGTTCCGCATGTGTTGTTCTACGGCCATTACGATGTGCAGCCGGTCGATCCTCGCGCGCTTTGGACCAGCGACCCCTTCAAGGCCGAGCGTGTCACGACCGATGTGGGTGACGTGATCGTGGCGCGCGGCGCGTCGGACGACAAAGGTCAGCTCATGACCTTCGTCGAAGCCTGCCGGGCCTTCTCGGAAACGGGCGGTTTGCCATGCGACGTCTCGATCCTGTTTGAGGGCGAGGAAGAGACCGGGTCGCCATCGCTTCCCGCGTTCCTGGCCGAGAATAAGACGGAACTGAAAGCCGATCTGGCTCTGGTCTGTGACACCGGTATGTGGGACGCCGATACCCCCTCAATCACGACCATGCTGCGCGGTCTCGTGCTCGAAGAGGTGGTGATCCGGGGCGCAAGTCGGGATCTCCATTCCGGGATGTTCGGCGGCGCGGCCGTCAATCCGATCCATGTCCTGGCCCGCATCATCGCCGACCTTCAGGGGTCGGATGGCAAGATCACGCTGCCTGGCTTTTACGAGGGCGTCGAAGAACTACCCGACGCGGTCGCCGAGCAATGGAAGGCGTTGCCGTTCGACGAAAGCGCTTTTCTGGGCGACGTCGGTCTGTCGCAGCCGGTCGGGGAGGTCGATCGGAGCGTGCTCGAGAAGATCTGGTCGCGCCCGACCTGTGACGTGAACGGGATCAGCGGCGGCTACGAGGGGAAGGGATCGAAGACGGTCCTGCCCGCCATGGCGAGCGCTAAATTTTCGTTCCGCCTCGTCAGCAAGCAGAACCCGGCCAAGATCGCCGAAGCGTTCCGCGCCTTCGTGCGGGCGCGTCTGCCCGATGATTGTACGGTGGAGTTCCTGTCGCATGGCTCCAGTCCGGCGCTGCAACTGCCGTTTTCGTCCGAAGCGCTGAACCGCGCCCGTCGCGCTTTGACGCAGGAATGGGGCAAGGAGCCGGTGCTGGCCGGGTCGGGAGGCTCGATCCCGATCGTCGGCTCGTTCAAGCAGGACATGAAGATGGACGCCTTGATGATCGGCTTTGCGCTCGACGACGATCGCATCCACTCGCCCAACGAAAAGTATAATCTCACCTCGTTCAGCAAGGGCGCGCGCTCGTGGGCCCGCATCCTCAACGCATTGGCGCTCTAGCCGGCGACGCTCTGCGCCGACGGCTAGCTCAGAACACGATAATGGTAGGGATAGGCGTCGCTGAAGCCGATCCGCCTATAGAGCCGACAAGCCGCGATATTGTCTGCTCCGACTTGAAGATAGGCCGAGGCCGCGCCCTGTGCGGCTCCCCAGGCCATCAAGGCGGACACAAGCCGCTCACCCAACTTCCGCCCCCGCCAATCGGGGTGGACCACGAGCTCGAATAAGCCGATCCGCTCCCCTTCGATGACGGCCAGCCCATAGCCTATCGGCTGTGCGTCCTGCGCGAGGATCGTCGCAAAAACGGTTTGGCGCTGGATGTTCGAGATCAGCGCATGATGCGACAGCCTGAATGCGGCTGGGATCGCGGTTGCTTCGGCGACGCCATCAAGCCAATGCGGGCTCGCCTGAGTTTCGAGCCGGATCATCGGATCGGGATCCGCGACAACCCGATCGAGCCGCTTTGTCATAACGATGGTCGGGTCGACGCGCGTGTAGCCCGCATGGTCGAGGAGTTCATCGACAGAGGCATCGGCCAGCGGCG includes:
- a CDS encoding alpha/beta hydrolase → MFVASTRKGERGAASETSSDGSAVHFSLVTISVPPTHQPGAIERPGLGSQNVNYHFVVTARRTLDDDGLVNEVATHLSGRIGSNRDVLLFVHGFNTSFDEARFRLAQIVNDAKFGGVPVLYTWASRGSVFAYGSDRETAMASRDGLERLMLTLAHEPDVGKVHILAHSMGAWMAMEALRENAIAGHPDLDGHLGEVMLASPDIDASVFRQQMARLGSAAHVSILVANNDKALSVSSLLANDRPRVGALDPNNPDDRAMIQGLGVSVRDMSRESVGFIGHGTYANAPDVIASIGAQLALARPEDKNVQAVIDARGDAPIISAPLAPDAGAPLDPASATRGTGVPTPQLGTSQQGVTPAGAVQPGTVATPANMPAAKPVVDPGAGATQSAVPTP
- a CDS encoding DUF2267 domain-containing protein, with amino-acid sequence MEDLIERVSTAAGIEPEVARKAIGIILSFLQKEGPADEVGKVMDAVPGSREAASSAAGEAPESSGFLGGLMGGGGGLMGLASQLTGIGLGMGEMQTVGREIFAFAREKVGEDTVGQIAGAIPGLSALT
- a CDS encoding helicase HerA-like domain-containing protein is translated as MSTDTWDMPGTILVGKSATFERLTLSLGNRHGLVTGATGTGKTVTLQKLAEGFSNAGVPVIAADVKGDLAGIAMAGNGRAALTQRAAAIGIPYEPDRFPTVFWDVFGQQGHPIRATIAEMGPLLVARLLELNPVQEGVLNVAFKVADEQGLLLLDLKDLRSMLQYISEHAAELTKSYGNVAPATIGTIQRQLLVLEAQGATSFLGEPALDILDFIATDRDGRGIVNILAADKLVRSPRLYATFLLWFLSELFQQLPEVGDPEKPKLVFFFDEAHLLFDNAPKSLMDAIEQVVRLIRSKGVGVYFVTQNPLDVPDTVLGQLSNRVQHALRAFTPRDQRAVKAAADTFRQNPAFDTASVITQLAVGEALVSMLQKDGTPEIVQRSLIAPPASRVGPITPAERQAIIDNGPITGKYDTAVDRDSAFEILKARAEGRAASVAPGSGQPSSPQANVPQAGAPQAASQSGGLLGEVGGALGRLWNSGASSRGRLSTGQMVMRSALQSMARSVGTQVAREIIRGVLGGIQK
- a CDS encoding inorganic phosphate transporter — translated: MSSVSSVPETKPSGVKFDHKVDYRGVIVFFAVFAIGLAYAAYNVWHDVSSAGTQSHGILVYMLLGVALLIALAFEFVNGFHDTANAVATVIYTHSLKPNVAVVWSGFFNFLGVLTSTGAVAFGIVSLLPVELILQVGSDAGFAMVFALLIAAIIWNLGTWYLGLPASSSHTLIGSIIGVGVANALMRGRSGTSGVDWDQAMSVGKALILSPIVGFMFAGALLMILKTFVKIPALYQSPKPGETPPLWIRALLIFTCTGVSFAHGSNDGQKGMGLIMLILIGTVPTAYALNRALPDSHVASFEQNSEAASKVIDAKALGYNITGDPRPAVTAFIRDKKLDDGIYPSLAALIRDVSNQVKSYGNLAQVPSNEVGNTRNDMYLVSEALRTLPKIQDNQLSPAETATLTTYKKSLDTSTKFIPTWVKVVVALALGLGTMIGWKRIVVTVGEKIGKTHMTYAQGASAELVAMATIAAADNFGLPVSTTHILSSGIAGTMAANGSGIQAETIRNIALAWVLTLPVAMLLSGTLFVIFSHIF
- a CDS encoding M20/M25/M40 family metallo-hydrolase, translating into MASIDAVLTKLDSNLDGALTRLFDLLAIPSISTDPAFAPDCERAAQWLSTELSSIGFTASVRPTAGRPMVVAHAKGTRRDVPHVLFYGHYDVQPVDPRALWTSDPFKAERVTTDVGDVIVARGASDDKGQLMTFVEACRAFSETGGLPCDVSILFEGEEETGSPSLPAFLAENKTELKADLALVCDTGMWDADTPSITTMLRGLVLEEVVIRGASRDLHSGMFGGAAVNPIHVLARIIADLQGSDGKITLPGFYEGVEELPDAVAEQWKALPFDESAFLGDVGLSQPVGEVDRSVLEKIWSRPTCDVNGISGGYEGKGSKTVLPAMASAKFSFRLVSKQNPAKIAEAFRAFVRARLPDDCTVEFLSHGSSPALQLPFSSEALNRARRALTQEWGKEPVLAGSGGSIPIVGSFKQDMKMDALMIGFALDDDRIHSPNEKYNLTSFSKGARSWARILNALAL